agaggacaggaagggaatccacagctgccctcagtgcaggaagactttcataccgaggcctgtcctggagaaaaacatcatgttagcagctttagtggagcagctgaagaagactggactccaagctgctccagctgatcTCTGCTATGCTGGACAtgaagatgtggcctgtgatgtctgcactgggaggaagctgaaagcCATCAAGTCCTGTTTATTCTGTCTGGcctcttactgtgagaaacacctccaacctcactatgatgcagctccattaaagaaacacaagctggtggacccctccaagaagctccaggagaacatctgctctcgtcatgatgaggtgatgaagattttctgtcgtactgatcagcagagtatctgttatctctgcacaatggatgaacataaaggccatgaaacagtcccagctgcagcagaaaggactgagaagcagaaggagctcgaggtgagacgactaaacatccagcagagaatccaggagcgagagaaagatgtgaagctgcttcaacaggaggtggaggccatcaatggctctgctgataaagcagtggaggacagtgagaagatgttcactgagctgatccgtctcatccagaaaagaagctctgatgtgaagcagcaggtcagatcccagcaggaaactgaagtgagtcgagtcaaagagcttcaggagaagctggagcaggagatcgctgagctgaagaggaaagacggcgagctggagcagttttcacacacagaggatcacaaccagtttctacacaactacccctcactgtcagcactcagtgagtctacacactcatccagcatcaatattcgtcctctgaggtactttgaggatgtgacagcagctgtgtcagagaccagagataaactacaggaccttctgagagaggaatggacaaacatctcactgacagtcactgaagtggatgttttactgtcaccaccagagccaaagaccagagctggattcttaaaatattcacatgaaatcacactggatccaaacacagcaaacagatATCTGTTATTATCTGAGGGGAACAGAAAAGTAACACTTATGAAACAAACTCAGTCTtattctgatcatccagacagattcactTATTATTATCAggtcctgagtagagagagtctgactggacgttgttactgggaggtggagtggagaggaggaggagttatTATAGCAGTTGCATACAAGAATATCAGCAGAGCAGGGAGTGTAAATGAATGTGGTTTTGGATCGAATGACAAATCTTGGGCATTATATTGGTACACAGACAATTATAAATTTCGGCACAACTGTGTCCAAACTGTCCTCTCAGGTCCTCGgtcctccagagtaggagtgtacctggatcacaatgcaggtattctgtctttctacagcgtctctgaaaccatgactctcctccacagagtccagaccacattcactcagccgctctatgctggacttCGGTTTTGGTTAGATGGAGCTACTGCAGAGTTGATTAAAGTCAAATAGAGAAGACAGGTTCATGTTGATTCCTGACCATTATATGTACTTGTGTAGTTTCTAAATGAGGCTTTACATTTTAGAAGCTGAGAAGTTCAGTGGTCCATTGATGTGTGAAAATAATATTGCACTGATTCAAACTATACTTACATTTATATACCTTACATCAATATAAATCTGAATGTGTTCTTATGGCTGATAATCATGTGAGTTTAAATTATACTACTCTTCATATTCAGCATGTTTGAAATCTTTCATCAGTCTGGTTAGTGGTTTTatttggagattatgtatcggaatttcaggagcagggccacgcctccaaacacgctccttccggttctcatctatataggttcccccagttctgcaagctgttcattctcatttacatgccccaccctccctccctccttgttctcaattctttaactttttaatttctatttagtgcatggggatctgccaggccccgAAGCCAttgccagtccccttcgaggccttccccaaaccgcagctcaaccTAAAAtcaggacgtgggcccagctagtgaatctGTAATTGCTGTAGTGGGTTTTCAAATGCAACAATATATTGGAGCTGCAGTGATTCGTCAGTTAgtccagaggttcccaaagtgtggggcccgccccctaggggggatGCAGAGTCATTGCAGGGGGGCACGTtatgaaaaaatataaagaacgcttggacactgctagcataattgacaggtttttgacagggctcccacacaaacgcaaagcaggagatgaagcatcgccaaatatatTTCTAACCAACTTCcgcaaacatttttcttgtaaaacagaggggtggggggggggagcaaaaaaagtttgggaaccactgagttAGTCATAGAGTACAGAATTGATTGTTTCATCATTATTTTAGTAGGATTTAAAGTTGGTTCCAGTTTCTAAAATGTGAAGATTGTCGATTTTATATCTAAAGGATTTCTTTTCTGTCATTGAACCTTTTAAGGGTTTTCTCATAGTAGTTTTGGGGAGATTTTAATTAGATTTACATCTTCAGAATAACTTTCCAGTGACAGAttcaaaagtctgtgtccaacCCTGGTGTTTGACCAGATATTTGATCCCTGCACGGTTTGAATTTTTTTGATCGAAATGTTGAATTTGTTGTATCAGAACTGAGTTAGATTTTTACTGATGGATGATTCGTTGTAATAAGTGGATCTATCAacaatttatttctttattattctgattaaatgtaaaacaaatatattttccactttttgtgtgacagaggagggaaTTTCTCTGTCCTGCATGTAAATTTGTCCAGTAAAGTGTTGAAACtgtcaaaaaaacccaacctttgtcaggtttatattgttggattgtcatttatgcttagaaatatataaTCATATATTCTTAGAGGTATATAATCAATTGTATAGTGATAGAGGtctgatccttagtagtctgcactcttccagagtgttctggcatgcacacacatcctaaggtcatgagagaggtcataccttctcttactgatttatggtataggaggacacctactctgtatatGTTTCAGTATACAGTAAGAGCCCTTTGTTTAGGTGGACCGCTGGACTCCTGGCACCGGCTTTTTAAGGAGGCGTTCACAGGGCCAtatctaaacacacacacacctctaaacatccacattccaatgtaaaGAGCAAACACCCACtgttgaaatattttattatgtttatgtttagaagtacattttgtttaaggttttctagatgtgtttgctcttttttactagagaagctacgttgtgcaagctttgtgtgcattccagagctctctgactttcacacccacatcctgggagcatgggagaggtcacaccttgtcttattgtttattgccatttatgcttagaaatatttactcatatatgcttagaagtatataatcatttgtagattgaaagaatgtctcatcctaggaggcctgtaacaactctgtgtagcatgaagaggggagtgcgttcactcctcctcagagtgttctggcatagatcacacgtctcctaggagaggtcgtattttctctttcttatatatggtataacaaacacacgtatatctgtttgagtctaagagccttttgtttagatggaccgctagactcctggcaccagctttggggagtcttcacggggtcatatctcgaccccacacacacacacacacacacacacacacacacacacacggtatacgtcatatgttaatgaacctatgcatattcacgtaaccacaataaaagagcagtgttacgggagagcggacgagagcaactgaggtcaagcgaaggaatggcgcctgtccagttctctcccgtgcacgttaatttgtaaaacctgtctgagtgtcatttattccaaTCTGAGTTGCATTAAAGGAAAACTCCTCACACCCActaatgtataaataaagaccagggcagtctCAGAGCGTGAGTCTCAGAGCCTTCACTTCTGTGCGAGTACTTTGTGGCTGCCCTTGCTGCAAgttaaaaactgtgtttctcctctctgattgaaagctgaagaagtgtcttagaaTACATCTCTTGACAGCTACTAAATGTAATCCTGGTGAATGTGGACTTGCCAGCCttaatttgtgtttttccacCCCGGTGTTAAAGAATCAAAAGACAGAGAACAAGGACTCTGAACTCGGGTCAAATAATGTAATTATGTGTTCAGGTTATTACAGGCTGGATTCTGAGGGGAACACCCTTTTGTTACAAGACAGCGGGGCGAATGCTCCTGACCCTGCTATAACCCATTCTTTTCAGGACTCAAGACCAGGGATGGAACCCGTAACCAGTGTGTTCACAAACGAGCTGGTTAAGAATGTTTCTTGTGGGCCTGAATCTGCTCTTTCTGAGGCCAAATACCAATCCGGGTCTCACTTCAATACAGGAGAACACGTTTCCTATCATATCATTAAAGATGTGAGTGACACGGACTTTGTTACTGATTATAGGGAGCTACAGTCAGTCAGGACTCCAGTTGAGTCAGCCAGTGATCCTGTTGCATTTTCTATGCCTGTGTACGATGGACTGAAAACTGAAGGTACTAATCATGAACTCACGTTGAGCGTAAAGGAGGTGAATATGTGTTCGGACCATGTGAATCTAATGACTGTTTTCCCCAGGGACACTTATTCTAAAGTTGTGATCACAAAAGACTGTTTTTCGTTAGCTCTTCCTGAACCTAGAATTTCGTCCTCACACATTGTTTTTTCGGAGGATGAGTGTTCCAGCCCAACCAATATTAATAAGAACCGTGTCACCATTACTGCCTCTGAGCTTGAGGTTAATAATTCAGGACTTTTTTCTAAGGCTGTTTGTTCCACTGCAGAATTAACATCTCCGAAGTCCAGCTAGCTTCGCCTCGGCCAGAGGTTCCCACACCGTCTGGCCCTGCATCTGTTCCAGCTGGGGGTTCTGGTGAACCCAGCCAGCCTCACGTCttgtcagctggagggcccgaggagcccgtccagcctcctgcctcgtcagctggagggcccaaGGAGcccgtctttttttttttttttttaaacctgtcccgtttggttcttttgccatcagaattattgtctaaaggcgaagaaagatacccaacggatttactttaccaaatggaccatcccagccttgccgtaatggtccatctgattcaccttttattgtttattttattttcacttgctgaatacgggacagacttgactggtggaaagaaagggagaaagaaagaggaaaaaaaaaaaaaaaaaacctgagaagagggacggggaaaaagggcaaaaacaaaaccaacagaataagcagacaaaaaaaatacatatatcgatcacctggatcacctgttgagaaaaaaaaagaaagcaagcagaagaaggcgagagtaataaacaagatcacaatgatatatgggaatatgacagtaaatactaaatattaaacattatggtgcagcacgtgagattgacagcgcacagtgtgctttgaggtaggagcccaaaagggtgtagttgtgtgtgtgatcacccgtgtgtacacctgtgagcatgagcagcgcttgtttttaaaaaggttccttcatgtaatgatctgctagagggtgtggggggccactgccccgacctccagggcatgaagcaggtatggaggagatcagaactccagacatccagaggcccccagaacacaagagaccaaggaagaccaacagaggggcagccgcgccactatcccagaaagagctgaggagagtcccagatgaggggtcactcagcagccgcggagcagaagccagggggggttgcagtgacgtgcccgtgagctccgccggcagccagctgtccCGAGGAGCCCGTCTAGCCtcatgcctcgtcagctggagggcccgaggagtcCATCCAGCCACCACCTGCTTCACCACCTGCGGCtgccacgccgtcacctgcagcgccaccacctgcggctgccacgccgtcacctgcagcgccttcgccgtcgcctggttCAGCTTCTGCCTCTGCTTCGCCTGGTCCTGCTTCAGCTTCTGCCTCTGCCTCACCTGGTCCTGCCTCTGCCTCGCCTGGCCCTGCAGTCGCCAAGCCACGTCCGGGGGCCGCCAAGCCCCGTCAGCGGCCACTTCCCAGGCCACGTCCACGACCGCACCATCAGCGGCCACTTCCCAGGCCATCAGCTGGGCGTCTCCGCCATCATGGGTGGCCCCCCGAActgttttgctgctgctgccttccGCATGGTTGCCCTCTTGAGCTGCTTCACAGTCACTACCGCTGGTTCTGCGGTGGACCGCCTGGTTATGGACTCTGGTACTGTTGGCCTCCGGGTCGGCCCCCTAAACTATTGCGTCATGAACTGCTAAGCCGTCAACCCCCGGGTCGACCCCCAGAGTTAGGTAACTGTGGACTAGCAACacattctcactcccaaagcgtaacattttacgctaggtgacaaatcgtcaacatattaCGTTTTCGGGCACCCAACGCGTTCCTACGTGATGACATCGGAAAACTGCGGACACATGAGAACCATtgatgttcgtctcctcctgaaggcccgcaacacctcctttaggtcaggagatgcacacgcctacagtacagccagggctaatctaaagaagggcatcaaaaaagccaaacaccattacaaaaagaaggtagaagaacacttcttcaactccaacccccgacgcatgtggcaaggactccagaccattacagactacaggaccaccaaaccctcccccacatcctctgatgcctccttcctcaacgagctcaacaacttttatgctcgttttggcgaggaaccccacaaccacaaccataacagacatgacgccagaccaccaacctctgactctctcccccaccgatgtaggagcggtgctgagcaggatcaatgtccacaaggctgcaggtcctgaaggcatccccgggcgtgttctcagagcgtgttctggggagcttgcaggagtcctgacagacatattcaatctgtccttggcccacgctgtggtaccggcctgcttcaaatccacctccatcgtcccgatacccaaaaactccaacccatctagcctcaatgactaccacccagtagcactcacccccatcatcactaagtgcttagagcagctggtcttagcacacttcaaatcctgtctcccccccaccccggacccccaccaatttgcataccgccagaacaggagcacagaggatgcagtctccatcgcactgcactctgtcctctcacacctggacaacaacaacacctacgccagaatgctgtttatagacttcagttcagcattcaatacaatccaccctcacaactcatcaggaaactgacagacctgggcatcagttccctcatctgcaaatggttactggacttcctgaccaaccgcccccaacatgtccgactggataaccgctgctcatcaacaatcacaatgaacaccggtgtaccacaaggctgtgtgatgagccctttcctctactccctcttcacccatgactgcagacctgctgatggttccaacaccatcattaagtttgcagatgacaccacggtgattggtctcatcagcgacaacgatgagaccgcctacagggaggaggtggatcgtctggctgagtggtgcgacacaaacaacctgctgcttaacactgagaagactaaggagctcatcgtggactacaggaggaatgctgacccacatccacccatccacattaaggggatggctgtggagtgtgtgagcagcttcaagttcctgggagtccacatctccgaggatctcatctggacgaccaactgctccaagctgctcaagaaggctcaccagcgcctcttcttcttgaggactctgaggaagaaccacctgtcctcagacatcctggtgaacttctaccgctgcaccatcgagagcatcctgaccaactgtataacagtctggtatgggaactgctctgcctcggaccggaaggcattgcagagggtcgtgaaaactgcccagtgcatcgccggagcaccactttctgccataaaggacatctacaggaagcagtgtctgaaaagggctgggaaaatcatcaaagaccccagtcacccatcacatagactcttcaccctcctgccctctgggaggcgctacaggagcctccggactaagaccaccaggtaccggaacagcttcttccccacagctgtcagactccggAACtgtgcctcctgacatctgacccacgttaaactcatggactgaacatacacacacccacaaccactagcactttaccactactgtatagttctgtgtagataatcattctgtacatatgataatttttaatcctacaactgtttataacttacatagttcacatttctgtataactgtatatctcagatttctgtatagtttttatttcatattcatatcctgttcatatcctgtacatagcttgtactcactacagcctgtacatacttatagttatagaatattcataacatacttcacactgtgtacattataacataccataatagacccatttctgtaatatacttacacatctctattattgctaatatatattgtaatatatctatatcacggctaaagcactttctggatggatgcaaactgcatttcgttgccctgtacctgtgacatgtgcaatgacaataaagttgaattctattctaattctattctattctatttggACTCAATTTACACATCTTCGCTTTTTCCCTTAAAATCGCTGGGGAAAACACTATTTCacgtcattaaagtgctggttaaggttaggaataaggtcatggttaggtttaggttaggggcctgttgatcttgtatagtCACTATTGTGAGTCCAATGCACTGGCAACAGCTGGCTGATCACTGTCGCTCATGTCTCACCCCTTGTGTCACACTAGGTTACTATCACTATAATTTAAGGATCAGTGTCCATCATTCAATAAGtactttatttaaattattatatataagagagaGGAAGGAGGAATTTAGGGAATCCTCCTTCCACTATTGTTTGTATTTAACCCTCAGTTATCCATAATAACAGTAATCACACATGCAGTGTTATAACTGCAGAGGTCCATAACTGCAATTACTTATATATAATATGTGTATTTCCATAATTTTATTACAATACTTCAACTTAACTAATGACAAGAAAAATTATTATTAGAGACACaattattcttttcttttttttaccccaGAAGGTACTTTTCCAGCTTTTATTGTCATGGATAGAGTAACATAAAGACAGCAATATTTATCTATACAATTTAAAAGGAGCGCTTTAGGCTGCGTTCAGGCCCTGTGGGTGTTGAGTCCGCAGTCTGGAAATCCATATCCTCTCATACCTCTTCCTCTGGCCCTCCGTCCACGTCGCACAAGTTTGAAGTCCGGTTATGCTCAGATACTGCAATGTATGTATTTGAAAGTGCAATACCAACGGAGTGCCCAGTCTGTCCCTCTCGATGCTGTAGATGTGTTGTTTTAACCTCTCCAACAAAGTTTGACTCGTTTCACCCACATCGAGTAGACGACATTTTTCGCACGAGATGCAATAAATGATGTTCCTCATGTTTAGGGTCATTCTCTGCAGAATGGGTGCCCCTATTTTTCCATGAGGGTTATACACAAACCGTCTCAGTTTAAAGGCCCAATGGTTGAGTTTCGCTGATCTTGTGTtgcagggtgtaccccgcctctcgccctatgacagctggctccagcgccccccgcgaccctggaaaggataagcggaagcgaatggatggatggatggatgatcttGTTCGCCTAATCTGCTCTGGTAATTTGGCCCTAACAAGCAAGTCTCTTAGATTCTTATTTCTCCTATGGGCTGAGATTACTCTACAGTTTTGAAAGTGTGTCAAACCGGAGGTGTATTTcttaaagtttgttttaagttgATGGTGTAACGGTAGGTAGGAGCGCGAGTAGGTAGTTACCAGAGGCATAAGACTGTTCAGTTCCCCCAGTTGTACCTGATTTTGAGTCAGATTTCTCCCTGATTCATTTGAAACTTCACCTATATTCATTATGTTAGAATTGAGTCCTGCAAGGGTGCTGCTTTTAATTGCTCTGAGAAACCTACTAGAGTAACCCCTCTTTCTAAGGCTCCGAAATAATACACTAATCGAATCCTGAAGATCTGACTCCTTTGAGGATATTCTATAGAACCTAATAATTTGGGATTTTATGATGCCCTTAAAAGTATGTTTAGGATGATAACTGCTCTTATATAAAAGAGCATGAGAATCTGTAGGTTTAAAATAAACCTTAGTGGAAACTTGTTTCAAATTTGGATTGTTGTTGTTCCAAAAACACTGTGTCCAGGAAATTCACCTGTACCGGATGCATTTCATATTTAACTTTTATAGAGGGGTGGTGACTGTTAAGGATGTCAATAAATTCAGTGAACTTTTCCTCACCATGGGGCCACGCCCCTATGATGTCATCTAAGAATCTAAAATAGAAGAGTGGTTGGTGCGGGCATTTTGCCAAGGCCTCAGATTCCCATTGGCTCATGTATAAGTAAGCTTAGGAAGGGGCATACCTGTGCCCCATAGCTGTACCCTGAACCTGTAAATACTGTCTCCCCACAAATTCAAAGTCATTGCATCTTAAACAGATTTCCAACAACCGCAGAAGTTCTTCATCTGGTCTCTTAGGATCCGGGTGCTGTTccaggatgttttttttattgtttttaagcCTAATTCTGTATTGATATAAAACAGAGTcaagagcaaaaaataaaagggGTAAAATTACATGGGTCAGGCATAACAGTTAAAACAGAATAGGAGGAATTGGGAAAAGAAGGCACAGGAATATTTAATTTAGCAATAAAGGGAAATGTGTTTAAAGAATCAGAGAGTGAGAGTGTCAAATAACTAgggatgaaaatgatattaaataaatctcttagtgtgttaatacaggtaACTACGGACCTGGATCAACTGCCCACCGCGAGCACAGCGGCCAGAGCGAGATGATGGATTAATATaatgggaaccacacccagcaagaatcagcagctgtggaatGGACAGCAGCGAGGAGAAAATTAGAAGAGAAATGAAGGGTTTAAGGGCACATAAAAATTAGGTCGAAATTTGGGGCCAACTGACTTGTGGAGGTTCAGAAAGTGTCCggagcatcacaacaaaaggtgaaacaaaacacacacacaagcagagaatTGTGAGAGAAAGGCACCTTTTAAGTTAACGCCTTTTTGGAGATAAATGGGAGCTAAGCAGCTAACCCAGAGAGAGGCTTTGATGGATCTGCAGCTCCACTGAACACACACGTACAATTAACCCGCctgcaaatgcacacacatgcaattagggatgggtaccggtgtctggtgccatgatggcaccggttctgacataaacggtagtaaccagaccgaaaagcagcacacatttcggtgctttattttggtgcttttttttcctgagctgtgATACACTTtcgattctagccaatcattttacgtttccgaggatagtaggcgggtccaggtacgtacgttcttttagagcagagctacagattgaaaatgcccaaggcaaagcgGACAAAAGTCTGGCTTTACTTcgcagcaaaagatgcaaactcagcagcctgcaacaagtgctttaagctgatactgtgatactgtcaaaggaggtaacacctcaaatctgatgaaacacctggcgacgcatagcgtttttttttaaagccgagaaatgcgccgtgtttgatagcttgctgcgagacctcacaccatgcacatctactgcgggtgtggtgcctgttatcggacctggagttagcaacatcccccaaaaacccgaagagtagagtcctggcccctagccctgtcagtgtagcagaatgatgacggatgatgatggcagcagcagccgttcttctctgcgtgagtagcttcatgttgttcgtgtgtaattaacgttgagtacgctaaccacattattacattaatgcatgtaaggtgaactagcaaacactgttgtagttacatgcggctgtcttcttgtttgatggcagatgctcccttcaccctggccaaaaaggctaaaatgaccaaagaaaaagtggaaaacagttaaacatgagaggtttttggacaaaatttgtgttttttccattgtttaagcactgcttccagccaagagtgataccatatatgccctatagctgcagaaaaggcttacattgttatctttttacaaaagaaacagctgaacatgagaggtttttggaccaattttgtgttctccattctttaagcaccggtttgagcaccggttgtcagggttcctgggtcggtgacccaggaCAGTTTTGTCACGTTTAGGTTATGTTTACATTATGTTGCCACATCaatgttctcacttcctgcttttcctgtgtcagctcgTCTCTTGTGTTATtagccagattatgttcagctgtgtactcaccggtctctcattatcatcctcatcagcctgtgtatttaagtcctctgtttccaCTCGTTCACTggcgtgtcattgatgttaatGTCGTCTCTCCGCATGTATGTTCAGATCAGTCAGCCAACCATTCAGtccttcagtcagtcagtccttCATTCGTTCATTCAGTCAGTTGTCCACCCAGTCAGccatttcagttcatgttctgtCCATccagtccagcgtttgggtcatctcttcctcgcctccacacaCGACACtcctgacagaatgacacgacCCGTGCCAAGAAGACACGCTTTTGACCCAACGGACTCGGACCTTTTTGAGCGGCAGGAGGCAGCCCTCTCCTTGTGGGCGGAAAAGCTTAAGGAGAGACAGCGGCTCTTCGCGGAGCGAGAGCACATCTTCGAGGGGACTTGCCTGGCTCTGGGCGGGCTTCGGAGACGCCGTGTTCTTCCACCTACTGCCTCACCTGCACCGGAGCATCCGCGGCGGAGAGTGGGCGTTTCTCGCTGCGCTTCAGCGGCTCTCTCTCTCGCGGCCACCCAGTCAGccatttcagttcatgttctgtCCATCCAACCTACCTACAATAAACCCCATTATCCTGCAccgtgagtccagcgtttgggtcatctcttcctcgcctccacaAACGACACTCCTgacaccggtttgagcaccgtttaagcaccggcacagtttcaaaagtaccgtttggcaccggtatcggataaaacctaaacgatacctatccctacatgcaatgaagatcagcttacactcatgaacacgTCAATACTTTTCAGCAATATTAAAGCAGGGAAACTTAACACACACATGTTGTCAAATGCTGAGTTTATCCACTATTGACAAATAaactctctgggttgcaggacaaccaatttcaaaaaagagaa
The sequence above is a segment of the Oreochromis aureus strain Israel breed Guangdong linkage group 3, ZZ_aureus, whole genome shotgun sequence genome. Coding sequences within it:
- the LOC120438876 gene encoding tripartite motif-containing protein 16-like encodes the protein MAQKGVQLDRETFSCSICLDLLKDPVTTTCGHSYCRNCIKSFWDEEDRKGIHSCPQCRKTFIPRPVLEKNIMLAALVEQLKKTGLQAAPADLCYAGHEDVACDVCTGRKLKAIKSCLFCLASYCEKHLQPHYDAAPLKKHKLVDPSKKLQENICSRHDEVMKIFCRTDQQSICYLCTMDEHKGHETVPAAAERTEKQKELEVRRLNIQQRIQEREKDVKLLQQEVEAINGSADKAVEDSEKMFTELIRLIQKRSSDVKQQVRSQQETEVSRVKELQEKLEQEIAELKRKDGELEQFSHTEDHNQFLHNYPSLSALSESTHSSSINIRPLRYFEDVTAAVSETRDKLQDLLREEWTNISLTVTEVDVLLSPPEPKTRAGFLKYSHEITLDPNTANRYLLLSEGNRKVTLMKQTQSYSDHPDRFTYYYQVLSRESLTGRCYWEVEWRGGGVIIAVAYKNISRAGSVNECGFGSNDKSWALYWYTDNYKFRHNCVQTVLSGPRSSRVGVYLDHNAGILSFYSVSETMTLLHRVQTTFTQPLYAGLRFWLDGATAELIKVK